ATTAGAATTCCACGCTGAGTCTAAAACTGTTAATGATCAttacattttaaaatacacTATACCATCGGGATGAGAATTGGAACAAATCTACAAGATAGTTAGTACAGTTATAAATACCACGAATAATTCTTGTCTATTATAATAGATATAGAATTCATGCTCAAAGCTCTATTACAATTCTCCGTATTCGAAAAAGTTCGTCTACTAGAtatttgtaataaaaatgtgATGCTTACTCTCATCACCCctaatttataaataaagttAGCTGCTTGTTCGGAAAATAACTTGGCACAAACCCTTAATATGAGGAAATTTGCAATTTGAACAATACAGGAAAGCGTAGTCTCCTATCTTGATTTCATCCCGAATCATGTTTCGAGCTTCATAGTTTCGAACACCACTCCATGATTCCATTTTCCCATCTTCTGTAATTTCCTCTAACATTTCAAATGTAAAAGCTACGTTTATGCCTTTTACATATCTAGGCTCTCCTTCGGCCTTCATAAGCCAATAACGCCTCTTTTCTGCATCTTCGGTCATTGCGCCTATTCTTTAGAAAccaaaatgtaaaaaaatgttaagtTAAATATAATTACGTACGTATGAAGGTTGTTAAGTTAAATGATGGGAGTTAGTGTTATAATTTCAAGTGGATGTCTTAGACACACTAATGTTTCGACAGCCAGAATTCCGTTTTACTAAATTAAGACGTaccaaatattttttcggCATTTTGAAACAAAGTAAAGTATTAGTTGCTATCTTTCTATATTAGAAATCTAAAACGTTGGAGCATTTATAGCTACTTACGCTACCCGAAGTTCCACTTTTGTgacaattttatttaagtaGTTTATGAGATTAAATATCATATAGATTTCATAGACATTAAAACTATTGAACGATATGAATAACCATGTATACATTAAACAGCTGGAACGTATTTTCTAAAACGTTTACGAACTCATATTATTCTGCCTTAAGTAAAATATGAGGTATTGCATACCACGAACACACATATGAATTGTAATTTATTCCTATTGTAACAAGTTTTaggataaagaaaaagctcAACTTCTTTTCCGTTAGATATTAAACGAttacatatatattttgaGGTGTTGTTATTCGAGTTTTAACGCTCGAATACTCATTAAGTGTTGAAATTGTGAATAGATTAGcaagcttaaaaaaaaatggaagacATATCTACCGAAAAAACAGTGGAATCTTTGGAAGCAATCCGACATAGAATAGCACAAATTGTTCAATCGTTAACTCATTTTCTTGCAATTCTTCATCAAAGCGAATCTCTTTCACCATGGTATGTGCACAAATGAATGttcttaattttattttttgaggATAAAAGTGATAGCTCCATTATTCTAAGTTAAAGATATACGAAGAAAACGGATCTGTAATCATTTGTATTTCAACCCTACTAATATTTATACACAGGCCTACGATACATAAAAACTTCAACATTTTGCTGTCTCAAATTCATTCTTTAAGTAATAATTTAGCAGCTCATTCTCACACTCTTCAAACAACTAGCATATACCCGTCTCTTGAATTCCCAGTTAAAGAACAAGAGCCATTATTGACCACCCTACTCCGAACAAAAGCTCTCCCTGAAGTAGAAGAATGGGAGGCAAATACCCTTCAAGAATATGAAGCATCTATATCATCACAAcctaaaaagaaagaggcTAACGACGCCTATCAAAAGGACCAATTATGGGACCAAGCAAGAATCATATTTATGGAAGAACGAGAAAATTATAGCTGGTTTGATTTTGTAACCCGAAGGCAGGAATCAGAAGGAGAGTTTGTGAGCCAGCGACAACTAGAGATTGATAGAGCTACGGAGGAACAAAATGCAAATCAAATGTTAACAGACATACTATCATTCATGAAATCAGGTAAACGTTAAGGTTAATCAT
This region of Schizosaccharomyces pombe strain 972h- genome assembly, chromosome: II genomic DNA includes:
- the med8 gene encoding mediator complex subunit Med8; translated protein: MEDISTEKTVESLEAIRHRIAQIVQSLTHFLAILHQSESLSPWPTIHKNFNILLSQIHSLSNNLAAHSHTLQTTSIYPSLEFPVKEQEPLLTTLLRTKALPEVEEWEANTLQEYEASISSQPKKKEANDAYQKDQLWDQARIIFMEERENYSWFDFVTRRQESEGEFVSQRQLEIDRATEEQNANQMLTDILSFMKSGKR